From Mauremys mutica isolate MM-2020 ecotype Southern chromosome 15, ASM2049712v1, whole genome shotgun sequence, one genomic window encodes:
- the LOC123350188 gene encoding galactoside alpha-(1,2)-fucosyltransferase 2-like, translated as MTAPDSRVPFRPPLQLSLYLLAIMTFSFLIHLRSWFPTARQRLPSPNATDRSPTTPPTTPPATERGMWTVNSIGRLGNQMGEYATLYALAKMNGRQAYILPQMHQQLAPLFRITLPVLSSDVVRRVPWRNYELHDWMSEEYRHIEGKYVRLTGYPCSWTFYHHLRQEILQEFSFHDHVKEEANRYLAGLRGQRRNVTYVGVHVRRGDYVWVMPQVWKGVVADKAYLEKAMGYFRSKYQEPVFVVTSNGMEWCRENIDASRGDVYFSGDGKESSPGRDFALLAHCNHTIMTIGTLGIWAGYLAGGETVYLANYTLPDSPFLRVFKPEAAFLPEWIGIKADLSPLLGGT; from the coding sequence ATGACTGCCCCGGACTCCCGGGTCCCCTTCCGGCCGCCCCTCCAGCTCAGCCTCTACCTGCTGGCCATCATGACCTTCTCCTTCCTCATCCACCTACGCAGCTGGTTCCCCACCGCAAGGCAGAGGCTCCCCTCCCCGAATGCCACGGACAGGTCCCCAACCacgccccccaccacaccccccgCCACGGAGCGCGGCATGTGGACCGTGAACTCCATCGGGCGCCTGGGGAACCAGATGGGGGAATACGCCACCCTCTACGCCCTGGCCAAGATGAACGGGCGCCAGGCCTACATCCTCCCACAGATGCACCAGCAGCTGGCGCCGCTCTTCCGCATCACCCTGCCCGTGCTCTCCAGCGACGTGGTGCGGCGCGTCCCGTGGAGGAACTATGAGCTCCACGACTGGATGTCGGAGGAGTACAGGCACATCGAGGGGAAATACGTCCGGCTGACGGGCTACCCCTGCTCCTGGACCTTCTACCACCACCTCCGGCAGGAGATCCTCCAGGAATTCTCCTTCCACGACCACGTCAAGGAGGAGGCCAACCGGTACCTGGCCGGGCTGCGTGGGCAGCGCCGGAACGTGACCTACGTGGGCGTCCACGTCCGGAGGGGGGACTATGTCTGGGTGATGCCCCAGGTCTGGAAGGGGGTGGTGGCAGACAAGGCCTACCTGGAGAAGGCCATGGGCTACTTCCGGTCCAAGTACCAGGAGCCGGTCTTCGTGGTGACCAGCAACGGGATGGAGTGGTGCCGAGAGAACATCGACGCCTCGCGGGGAGACGTGTATTTCTCGGGGGACGGGAAGGAGTCGTCGCCGGGGAGGGACTTTGCTCTCTTGGCCCATTGCAACCACACGATCATGACCATCGGGACCCTCGGCATCTGGGCCGGTTACCTGGCTGGGGGGGAGACTGTGTACTTGGCTAACTACACCCTCCCCGATTCCCCCTTCCTCCGGGTCTTCAAGCCTGAGGCCGCCTTCCTGCCCGAGTGGATCGGGATCAAAGCCGATCTCTCCCCGCTGCTGGGTGGGACATAG
- the LOC123350172 gene encoding galactoside alpha-(1,2)-fucosyltransferase 2-like has protein sequence MATLVSWVPFWPPLRLSIFLLAIMTFSIFLHSRGWFPASGRRLPSSNAMGRPPAMSPILPPTTPPATERGMWTVNSAGRLGNQLGQYATLYALAKMNGRQAYILPEMHRKLAPLFRITLPVLSSDVVRSVPWRNYELHNWMSEEYRHIEGKYVRLTGYPWSWTFYHHLRQEILQEFSFHDHVKEEANRYLAGLRRQRWNVTYVGVHVRRGDYVWLMPQVRKGVLADKAYLEKAMGYFRAKYQEPVFVVTSNGMEWCRENIDASRGDVYFSGDGKESSPGRDFALLAHCNHTIMTIGSFGTWAGYLAGGETIYLANYLLPDSPFQWRFKPLAFFLPEWIGIDADLSPLLNGSYKNNK, from the coding sequence ATGGCAACCCTGGTCTCCTGGGTCCCCTTCTGGCCACCCCTCCGGCTctccatcttcctgctggccatcaTGACCTTCTCCATCTTCCTCCACTCGAGAGGCTGGTTCCCTGCCAGTGGACGGAGGCTTCCCTCCTCCAATGCCATGGGGCGACCCCCAGCCATgtctcccatcctgccccccaccacaccccctgccacggAGCGCGGCATGTGGACCGTGAACTCCGCTGGGCGCCTGGGGAACCAGCTGGGGCAATACGCCACCCTCTACGCCCTGGCCAAGATGAACGGGCGCCAGGCCTACATCCTCCCAGAGATGCACCGGAAGCTGGCGCCGCTCTTCCGCATCACCCTGCCCGTGCTCTCCAGCGACGTGGTCCGAAGTGTCCCGTGGAGGAACTACGAGCTCCACAATTGGATGTCGGAGGAGTACAGGCACATCGAGGGGAAATACGTCCGGCTGACGGGCTATCCATGGTCCTGGACCTTCTACCACCACCTCCGGCAGGAGATCCTCCAGGAATTCTCCTTCCACGACCACGTCAAGGAGGAGGCCAACCGGTACCTGGCCGGGCTGCGCAGGCAACGCTGGAACGTGACCTACGTGGGCGTCCACGTCCGGAGGGGGGACTACGTCTGGTTGATGCCCCAGGTCCGAAAGGGGGTGCTGGCGGACAAGGCCTACCTGGAGAAGGCCATGGGCTACTTCCGGGCCAAGTACCAGGAGCCGGTCTTCGTGGTGACCAGCAACGGGATGGAGTGGTGCCGGGAGAACATCGATGCCTCGCGGGGGGACGTGTATTTCTCGGGGGACGGGAAGGAGTCGTCGCCGGGGAGGGATTTTGCTCTCTTGGCCCATTGCAACCACACGATCATGACCATTGGGAGCTTCGGCACCTGGGCTGGTTACCTAGCTGGGGGGGAGACCATCTATTTGGCCAACTACTTGCTCCCCGATTCCCCCTTCCAGTGGCGATTCAAGCCTTTGGCATTCTTCCTGCCCGAGTGGATTGGGATTGACGCCGATCTCTCCCCACTGCTGAATGGgagctataaaaataataaataa